The window CCGCTACTGCAGCAGCAGTTCCTTGAAGAGGACGGCGTCGACCTTGGCCGGGTAGACGGTAACGTTCACCCGGCGCAGCAGCTCTTCCTTCAGCCGGTACATCCCGGCCGAGCCGTCGAGGTCGGAAGGACGCAGCTCGCGCATGAAGACCTGGAAGGCGTCCTCGACCCGCGGCAGCAGCGGCTTGACCTGGTCCGCGGTCTTGGGGTCGGCGATCTCGAGCGCGACCTTGATCTTGACGATCGGCTGGCGGTCCTGCTGCGGCCCGGCAGAGATGCCGATCATCATGTCCTTCATCTCGACGAAGGTGATCTGCTTCTTGGCCGCTGCGGCAGCCGCCTCGGCACTGACCTCCTCGACGGGCTTCTTCTTCAGGAAGAAGAACCAGCCGCCACCGAGCACGGCGACGAGCCCCAGGGCGCCGCCGATCATGACGAGCTTCTTCTTGCCGGACTTCGGCGCCGCTCCGGCGCCGTCCTCGGCGGTCTCGTCGTCCTTGCTTGTCTTCTTCGCCATCTCGGCTTGCCTGCCCGGAACGGGCGCCGCCGCTGGCCCGTCTCTCTGGCTCCGACCTTGACCAATTACGGTTAACGGCCCGTTAAGGAGGGCAATTTTTGCCGGGTCATTTCTGCCGCGAGGGCGGGTTCGTACCAGCGCGGTTAAAGGCTTTCAGTATTGGTATCTCCATTTATATCAAATACTTATCAGAATTAACCATGTTGGCACGTCGCTTGCCACCTGATTGTCGTGGCCACCGCGCTGGGGAGCGTCGGGGCGGCCATGGGACAGATCGGGAGCAGGAGCCGTGGAAAACGCGCTTCTCGTCAGCCTGTCGCGCCAGATGGCTCTGGCGCGCGAGCTCGACGTCATCGCCAACAATGTCGCCAATGTCGGCACGAACGGCTTCAAGGCGCGCTCGGCGCGCTTTGCCGAATACGTCTCGCCGACGGCGCGCGCCGACACCTTCCAGACGCAGGATCGTCGGCTCTCCTATGTCATCGACAAGGGCACGCCGATCGA is drawn from Bosea sp. Tri-49 and contains these coding sequences:
- the fliL gene encoding flagellar basal body-associated protein FliL; the protein is MAKKTSKDDETAEDGAGAAPKSGKKKLVMIGGALGLVAVLGGGWFFFLKKKPVEEVSAEAAAAAAKKQITFVEMKDMMIGISAGPQQDRQPIVKIKVALEIADPKTADQVKPLLPRVEDAFQVFMRELRPSDLDGSAGMYRLKEELLRRVNVTVYPAKVDAVLFKELLLQ